From Methanomassiliicoccales archaeon LGM-RCC1, one genomic window encodes:
- a CDS encoding UvrD-helicase domain-containing protein, with translation MSELNPSQQRIADTHEGMIVVDAGPGTGKTHTIVERYISMISRQDISPKDVLLLTFTNNAAAEMEERIKRRMTEKGMERDSKLVMTKTFDAFCLSIVMDSPDEISEFFGFKEKLTRSAYMQENDSLNRDYFHRFFDGFLSSKGSDYGDIAVIASENPESLMDLIENLMSRGLIPLSKGWFGNHADRILEGDTEQILELLRANNSVTARGKCLNVNALSKIDDDQGYNVPGRNDGGNIDGSFLEESASENRTELYRFVHDVYYDYIKQSITDNRLTFHLVAILAFTVLYRQRNVRERNSFRYLMVDEFQDTNANQLMISLMILKEPNLCVVGDWKQGIYGFRYVSIENITRFEEKTVEYRRFLNIGDKRVGFSIPEAVKLPLDVNYRSSQEIIDTAFECICLPGSNDDVIG, from the coding sequence ATGAGTGAGCTGAACCCCTCCCAACAGAGGATCGCGGACACCCACGAGGGAATGATTGTCGTCGATGCCGGTCCCGGTACCGGGAAAACGCATACCATAGTGGAGCGCTACATCAGCATGATCTCTAGGCAGGACATATCCCCGAAGGATGTCCTCCTGCTAACCTTCACGAACAATGCCGCGGCGGAGATGGAAGAACGCATAAAGAGGCGTATGACCGAGAAGGGCATGGAGAGGGATTCCAAGCTTGTCATGACCAAGACCTTTGACGCATTCTGTCTGTCGATAGTTATGGATTCCCCTGACGAGATCAGCGAATTCTTCGGCTTCAAGGAGAAGCTTACCAGATCGGCATACATGCAGGAGAACGACTCCCTGAACAGGGACTACTTCCATCGTTTCTTCGACGGTTTCCTTAGCAGCAAGGGTTCCGACTACGGTGATATTGCCGTCATAGCCAGCGAGAACCCGGAATCCCTGATGGACCTCATCGAGAACCTGATGTCTCGCGGTCTCATCCCACTGAGCAAAGGATGGTTCGGCAACCACGCCGACCGCATCCTGGAGGGGGATACGGAACAGATACTCGAACTCCTGAGGGCCAACAACTCCGTGACCGCCAGGGGCAAATGCCTCAACGTCAACGCGTTGTCCAAGATCGATGACGACCAGGGATACAATGTCCCCGGGAGGAACGACGGCGGCAACATCGACGGATCGTTTCTTGAGGAATCCGCAAGTGAGAACAGGACAGAGCTTTACAGGTTCGTCCACGACGTCTATTATGATTACATCAAACAGTCGATCACCGACAACCGCCTGACCTTCCATCTGGTGGCCATCCTCGCGTTCACTGTGCTGTACAGACAGAGGAACGTCAGGGAAAGGAACTCCTTCCGCTACCTGATGGTGGATGAATTCCAGGACACCAACGCCAACCAGTTGATGATCTCCCTGATGATCCTGAAGGAGCCCAACCTCTGCGTTGTCGGGGATTGGAAGCAGGGGATCTACGGCTTCAGGTACGTCTCCATAGAGAACATCACCAGATTCGAGGAAAAGACGGTAGAGTACAGGAGATTCCTGAACATAGGCGATAAGAGGGTCGGTTTCTCCATCCCCGAGGCTGTTAAGCTCCCTCTGGACGTCAACTACCGTTCTTCCCAGGAGATCATAGATACCGCATTCGAGTGCATCTGCCTCCCGGGTTCGAACGATGATGTCATCGGCTAG
- a CDS encoding PD-(D/E)XK nuclease family protein, which yields MGDCKGIRFVQSESKDDEVTDTVRAIKEYVFSRKYAVRDGETSRNVGFGDIAVICRKTEHCRMIRDACEAEGIPAYLQGDVQIMSTREGKLALAWLRYVNNERDPWAFVPIMADMDYTPVQIRSAVKNPDLIPKILVEQRDELYKKRRRITDLLTSLFQFYSLDNDVTQAIISTVSSVHRGTLLTISDVIRIIDDDIENGSTYPVENLIDTKAVTIMTMHKSKGLEFPVVITPFIDSGVMPSTNRDSGTFFFDDTLGVRCGKEIGRFGDYSKICINWRTRLAKSVLSMDYSEERRLMFVALSRAKQYETVICGPKPSKFIEGLMEDGFSAIPNVEYDPDVLREQLIDRPDVPDYPSRRQKIGVHEILNFNDGDGTSNTMGSDEVGGKGMEYGTEVHKIAELMAEGKPVDESYPEVEQIRKVLAGVSDADIKYTEIDCGLPIDDLNATLRGVIDLLVLYPDRMEVHDYKTDVSDRFEEEYTIQLSVYAYAVQGFYNKPVDCYIDYVSRGIFKKIEPVDMSVIKKRVLDYAGELNK from the coding sequence ATCGGTGACTGCAAGGGCATCCGTTTTGTCCAGTCCGAATCGAAGGATGATGAGGTCACGGACACAGTTCGTGCCATCAAGGAATACGTTTTCTCCAGGAAATACGCCGTCAGGGACGGTGAGACCTCCAGGAACGTGGGCTTCGGTGACATAGCGGTCATCTGCCGCAAGACCGAGCACTGCAGGATGATTAGGGACGCCTGCGAGGCGGAGGGGATCCCCGCCTATCTCCAGGGGGATGTGCAGATAATGTCCACGCGCGAAGGGAAGCTGGCCCTCGCATGGCTGAGATATGTAAACAACGAGCGCGATCCATGGGCTTTCGTCCCCATAATGGCCGATATGGACTACACACCTGTGCAGATCAGGTCAGCCGTGAAGAACCCCGATCTGATCCCCAAGATCCTAGTCGAACAGAGGGATGAGCTCTATAAGAAACGCCGCCGCATCACGGATCTTCTCACAAGCCTGTTCCAGTTCTACAGCCTGGACAATGATGTCACCCAGGCCATCATTTCGACCGTGTCTTCCGTGCACAGGGGCACCCTGCTCACGATCTCCGATGTCATAAGGATAATCGACGACGACATCGAGAATGGTTCCACATATCCGGTCGAGAATCTCATCGACACCAAAGCGGTCACTATCATGACCATGCACAAATCCAAGGGTCTGGAGTTCCCAGTTGTCATCACCCCGTTCATAGATTCCGGCGTGATGCCCAGCACCAACAGGGATTCGGGAACGTTCTTCTTCGACGACACCCTCGGAGTCCGCTGCGGTAAGGAGATAGGCCGTTTCGGCGACTACTCGAAGATCTGCATAAACTGGAGGACCAGGCTGGCCAAATCCGTCCTCTCCATGGACTACAGCGAGGAGAGGAGACTGATGTTCGTCGCACTCTCCAGGGCGAAGCAGTACGAGACCGTAATCTGCGGACCCAAACCCTCCAAGTTCATAGAAGGGCTCATGGAAGACGGATTCTCCGCCATCCCCAATGTGGAATACGATCCGGATGTTCTAAGAGAGCAGCTCATCGACAGACCAGACGTGCCCGACTACCCCTCCAGACGCCAAAAAATAGGTGTGCACGAGATCCTGAACTTCAATGACGGGGACGGGACATCCAACACTATGGGGTCCGACGAGGTCGGAGGCAAGGGCATGGAGTACGGAACCGAGGTCCACAAGATAGCAGAGCTGATGGCGGAGGGCAAGCCCGTTGACGAGAGCTATCCGGAGGTGGAGCAGATACGCAAGGTCCTGGCCGGCGTTTCCGATGCCGATATCAAGTACACCGAGATCGATTGCGGTCTCCCCATAGACGACCTGAACGCCACCCTTAGAGGGGTGATAGATCTGCTGGTCCTGTATCCGGATCGTATGGAGGTCCACGACTACAAGACCGACGTATCGGACAGGTTCGAGGAGGAGTACACCATTCAGCTTTCCGTCTACGCGTACGCTGTGCAAGGATTCTACAACAAGCCCGTCGACTGCTACATCGACTATGTGTCCAGAGGCATCTTCAAGAAGATAGAGCCCGTGGATATGTCGGTAATCAAGAAACGTGTACTGGATTACGCGGGTGAACTTAATAAATGA
- a CDS encoding HAD-IC family P-type ATPase, translating into MEGLTSKEVDERIKNGQMNNADIKTSRSYTDIIVKNIVTPFNIILFIVGAALIVLENYTSAISATGIITVNIIISTIQEIRAKRRLDKISLLTRPKVTVIRNGGEVVIDQKDIVKDDLIKIAAGEQALVDGELIYCRSMEMDESLLTGESSTVKKNVGDTIYSGSVCVTGEAKYVVTAFGNESYASQMLNSAKKFTSKKTPLQMETGTITTVLMVVAFFLLFLSIIFEVIHGLNIFDIEDFESILEILVLCLDIVPIALFLLITLTYMIAAIRMADTGVLLQRFNSVESLSHVEVVCMDKTGTITTNNLLYESATNFVDDSEMEHMVRLFSNATGSKNRTIRTLIDKFGETETELIEEIQFSSARKYSAVKVRDEGIIYTLYSGAWNVLRPHCSDADKIDSIIQEESSKGFRTLVLCRSEDLPLNKGDDYVINPLTPVSVITIRDEVRPDCRESIDVFIQNGMDIKVISGDDPVTVDALFKIADIPGERNIISGPELEALPDSELDEVVLRTNIFGRMKPENKEKVIEVLKRNSKYVAMIGDGVNDVKPIKSAQVGIALESGSGAARGVADMILVDDNFSALPKALVEGRRTISGIRDILKVYISRNFALAIMFALVFFVFGRMPMLPIQNMFYAFVAVTVIAFFMTVFATPDKNDELILPGVLRFAIPSAIIIGVMGVIIYALTWNMMYDNPDLMDFSYLQEYADRLGISLSQFVNYFLVSMDYEYPSASAVADIVARSSMVEFAAIVGALQLLIVCPRFKFLSVDGNVNKKILPIFLVVFVLGLVCIMFAFFPWFAAVIGMARLPSDCAMLVVAAVAIAFFLILICVKRNIMHRPVEMFEKWYLNRLDKEYTKGDVVNETNLSEKIKDDMSRL; encoded by the coding sequence ATGGAAGGGCTGACTTCGAAAGAAGTTGACGAGAGGATAAAGAACGGTCAGATGAACAATGCCGATATCAAGACCAGCAGGTCTTACACCGACATCATAGTCAAGAACATCGTCACACCCTTCAACATAATACTCTTCATCGTAGGAGCGGCGCTGATAGTCCTCGAGAACTACACCAGCGCCATATCCGCCACCGGAATCATCACGGTCAACATCATAATCTCCACCATACAGGAGATCCGTGCCAAACGCCGTCTGGACAAGATATCCCTCCTGACCCGTCCCAAGGTTACGGTCATCCGCAACGGCGGCGAGGTCGTCATCGACCAGAAGGACATCGTGAAGGACGATCTGATCAAGATCGCCGCAGGGGAGCAGGCACTGGTTGACGGCGAACTGATATACTGCAGGTCCATGGAGATGGACGAATCCCTGCTCACGGGAGAGTCCAGCACCGTAAAGAAAAACGTGGGGGACACGATCTATTCGGGATCTGTCTGCGTCACTGGTGAGGCGAAGTATGTCGTAACGGCATTCGGAAACGAATCATACGCATCCCAGATGCTGAACAGCGCCAAGAAGTTCACATCCAAGAAGACCCCCCTCCAGATGGAGACGGGCACTATAACCACCGTGCTGATGGTCGTAGCCTTCTTCCTGCTATTCCTTTCGATCATATTCGAGGTGATCCACGGGCTGAACATCTTCGATATAGAGGATTTCGAGAGCATCCTTGAGATCCTTGTCCTTTGTCTGGATATCGTGCCCATCGCTTTGTTCCTCCTGATCACCCTCACCTACATGATAGCCGCGATCAGGATGGCGGATACCGGTGTGCTCCTTCAGAGATTCAACTCCGTTGAGTCACTCAGCCATGTGGAAGTTGTCTGCATGGACAAGACCGGGACCATAACGACCAACAACCTCCTCTATGAATCCGCCACCAACTTCGTGGACGATTCCGAGATGGAGCACATGGTCCGCCTATTCTCCAACGCCACTGGCAGCAAGAACAGAACGATCAGGACCCTCATTGATAAGTTCGGAGAGACCGAGACAGAACTAATCGAAGAGATACAGTTCTCTTCGGCCAGAAAATACAGCGCGGTCAAGGTCAGGGACGAGGGCATTATTTACACATTGTACTCTGGAGCATGGAATGTCCTGCGCCCGCACTGTTCCGACGCAGACAAGATCGATTCCATCATTCAGGAAGAATCCTCCAAGGGGTTCAGGACACTGGTGCTCTGCAGATCCGAGGACCTTCCGCTCAACAAGGGCGATGATTACGTCATCAACCCTCTCACTCCCGTATCCGTCATCACGATAAGGGATGAGGTCAGGCCCGATTGCAGGGAGTCCATCGATGTGTTCATTCAGAACGGCATGGACATCAAGGTCATCTCGGGTGACGATCCGGTAACGGTCGATGCACTGTTCAAGATCGCGGACATCCCCGGAGAGAGGAACATAATCTCTGGTCCCGAGCTTGAGGCCCTTCCGGATTCCGAATTGGACGAGGTCGTCCTCAGGACTAACATCTTCGGAAGGATGAAACCTGAGAACAAGGAGAAGGTCATCGAGGTTCTCAAGCGCAACAGCAAGTACGTCGCGATGATAGGTGACGGGGTCAATGACGTCAAACCCATCAAATCCGCCCAGGTCGGTATAGCTTTGGAATCCGGTTCCGGTGCCGCCAGGGGAGTCGCCGACATGATCCTGGTGGATGACAACTTCTCAGCACTACCGAAGGCTCTGGTCGAGGGAAGGAGGACGATCTCTGGAATCAGGGACATCCTCAAGGTCTACATCTCAAGGAACTTCGCCCTTGCTATAATGTTCGCCTTGGTGTTCTTCGTGTTCGGCAGGATGCCCATGCTCCCCATCCAGAATATGTTCTACGCATTCGTGGCCGTCACGGTCATCGCATTCTTCATGACCGTTTTCGCGACCCCAGACAAGAACGATGAGCTTATCCTGCCAGGCGTTTTGCGTTTCGCCATACCCTCAGCCATCATCATAGGTGTCATGGGCGTGATCATCTACGCCCTCACATGGAATATGATGTACGATAATCCCGATCTTATGGATTTCAGCTATCTTCAGGAGTACGCCGACAGACTGGGCATATCGCTTTCTCAGTTCGTCAATTATTTCCTGGTATCGATGGATTACGAATATCCATCGGCCTCCGCCGTAGCAGATATAGTTGCAAGGTCCAGCATGGTGGAGTTCGCTGCCATCGTAGGTGCCCTTCAGCTGCTCATCGTCTGTCCCCGTTTCAAGTTCCTGTCGGTGGACGGCAACGTCAACAAGAAGATACTGCCCATCTTCCTGGTGGTCTTCGTCCTCGGACTGGTATGCATAATGTTCGCTTTCTTCCCGTGGTTCGCAGCGGTCATCGGAATGGCCCGTCTCCCCAGCGATTGCGCGATGCTGGTCGTAGCCGCGGTGGCGATAGCGTTCTTCCTGATCCTGATATGTGTGAAGAGGAACATCATGCACAGACCGGTGGAGATGTTCGAGAAGTGGTATCTCAACAGGCTCGACAAAGAGTACACCAAGGGAGACGTTGTGAATGAGACGAACCTCTCCGAGAAGATCAAGGACGATATGAGCCGTCTTTGA
- a CDS encoding 3'-5' exonuclease, whose product MDFMTLDAIPPDEIYVLDTETTGLFGAPKDVVVDVGITKVCLRQEIVEDVYSSVLGYDVDEWDDYKRNAWIFQNTDLTLDMVAGAPPAMNVIEDVRRILRNKAVTSYNVAYDMNKFLYLEPWCLRGTFKPCTDIMVAATEVCRLPSEYYERKYRYPKLDYAYAKILDGEDPAGIHGVQDHRALSDARMASYIMIKMFKDGSYRP is encoded by the coding sequence ATGGACTTCATGACCCTGGATGCCATTCCGCCGGACGAGATATACGTCCTCGATACCGAGACCACAGGTCTGTTCGGTGCACCGAAGGATGTCGTAGTCGATGTGGGCATCACGAAGGTCTGTCTGAGGCAGGAGATCGTCGAGGACGTCTATTCCTCCGTTCTGGGCTATGATGTGGACGAATGGGACGATTACAAGCGCAATGCATGGATCTTCCAGAACACTGATTTGACATTGGACATGGTGGCAGGTGCTCCTCCCGCAATGAACGTTATTGAGGATGTCCGCAGGATCCTCAGGAACAAGGCAGTCACTTCCTACAATGTGGCATACGACATGAACAAGTTCCTCTATCTGGAGCCCTGGTGTCTCAGGGGGACGTTCAAACCCTGCACGGACATCATGGTGGCCGCCACGGAGGTCTGCAGGCTCCCCAGCGAGTACTACGAGAGGAAGTACCGCTATCCCAAGCTGGATTACGCCTACGCCAAGATCCTCGACGGAGAGGACCCTGCGGGCATCCACGGAGTCCAGGACCACAGGGCGCTTTCCGATGCCCGGATGGCCTCTTACATCATGATAAAGATGTTCAAAGACGGCTCATATCGTCCTTGA
- a CDS encoding manganese efflux pump, which translates to MTVLICIGMSADVFAVSLGIGLSEKKITPLMLFKVGLWFGVFHGLMPLIGWSLGAEFSDFISDYSFYILFVIMLVLGIVLIKDALLDEDERPEFDLSFKRMLPLSILLSIDAAVLGVYFAVGETGNFKGSVLLGCTVFLATVIGMYLGNHIGERFGTIAAIFGGCLLIFNSIWALLEGLEIL; encoded by the coding sequence ATGACAGTCTTGATATGCATCGGAATGTCTGCTGATGTCTTTGCCGTGTCTTTGGGGATAGGTCTTTCCGAAAAGAAGATCACGCCCTTGATGCTGTTCAAGGTCGGACTATGGTTCGGTGTATTCCACGGCCTTATGCCATTGATCGGTTGGTCTCTGGGTGCGGAATTCTCTGATTTCATCTCTGATTACAGCTTCTACATTCTTTTCGTCATCATGTTGGTCCTGGGAATAGTTCTGATAAAAGATGCCTTGCTGGACGAGGATGAGAGGCCCGAATTCGACCTCTCCTTCAAAAGGATGCTTCCCCTATCTATCCTCCTCAGTATAGATGCAGCGGTTCTGGGCGTTTATTTCGCTGTCGGAGAGACCGGTAACTTCAAGGGGTCGGTACTTCTTGGATGCACCGTGTTCCTCGCTACAGTGATAGGAATGTACCTGGGGAACCATATCGGTGAAAGGTTCGGTACGATCGCTGCCATCTTCGGCGGATGCCTCCTCATATTCAACAGCATCTGGGCGCTTTTAGAAGGCCTTGAAATCCTCTGA
- a CDS encoding DUF1294 domain-containing protein, whose product MEYGLIVFLVYIVLNIIAFLAFVWDKHKAKEDMWRTKESTLIALAFFGPFGATAGMLAVRHKTQKLKFKLVYLFLVLHVIAIAYLAYTGRLDFLLHLFN is encoded by the coding sequence ATGGAATACGGACTTATCGTATTCCTCGTCTACATCGTACTGAACATCATCGCCTTCCTGGCCTTTGTTTGGGACAAGCACAAGGCGAAGGAGGACATGTGGAGGACCAAGGAGTCCACACTCATCGCTCTGGCCTTCTTCGGACCTTTCGGTGCGACCGCGGGAATGCTTGCAGTCAGGCATAAGACGCAGAAGCTGAAGTTCAAACTGGTCTACCTGTTCCTGGTGCTGCACGTCATCGCGATCGCATACTTGGCGTACACCGGACGCCTGGACTTCCTGCTTCACCTGTTCAACTGA
- the twy1 gene encoding 4-demethylwyosine synthase TYW1, which translates to MDEDYRNLLIKQQYRIYKDHAAVKLCHWMKESMLHERHCYKQDFYGIQSHRCLQMTPAINECSHLCTFCWRVQGSDFQVNDWAEPKEMLDALINEQRKLIQGFKGDPRCDRQRFEEAMNPNQVAISLAGEPITYPYLSDFIKECHRRKMSTFLVTNGTYPERLAALEELPTKVYVTVAAPNEETYRKICRPKIKDGWQKLMQTLELMPSLETGTVIRHTLVKDINMMEVDKYAALDNIAQPDLIEPKGYVFVGGSRQRLSMSNMPSFQEIMDFANELGPLVGMEVIRTREDSRVVLLGHQDSELDVSKSYQLNR; encoded by the coding sequence ATGGACGAGGATTACAGGAACCTACTGATCAAGCAGCAGTACCGTATCTACAAGGACCATGCCGCCGTCAAGCTCTGCCATTGGATGAAGGAGAGCATGCTCCATGAGCGCCACTGCTACAAGCAGGATTTCTATGGCATCCAGAGTCACAGATGCCTTCAGATGACCCCGGCCATAAACGAATGCAGCCATCTCTGCACGTTCTGCTGGAGGGTACAGGGCAGCGATTTCCAGGTGAACGACTGGGCCGAGCCCAAGGAGATGCTAGACGCGCTCATAAACGAGCAAAGGAAGCTCATTCAGGGATTCAAGGGCGACCCCAGATGCGATCGCCAGAGGTTCGAGGAGGCGATGAACCCCAACCAGGTGGCAATCTCACTAGCCGGTGAACCTATCACCTATCCATATCTGTCGGATTTCATCAAGGAATGCCACCGCAGGAAGATGTCAACCTTCCTAGTAACGAACGGTACTTACCCCGAGAGGCTTGCTGCCTTGGAGGAGCTGCCCACCAAGGTCTACGTCACTGTAGCAGCGCCTAACGAGGAGACCTATCGTAAGATCTGCAGGCCCAAGATAAAGGATGGATGGCAGAAGCTCATGCAGACCTTAGAACTGATGCCTTCCCTTGAAACGGGTACTGTCATAAGGCATACTTTGGTCAAAGACATCAACATGATGGAAGTCGACAAGTATGCGGCGCTGGACAACATCGCTCAGCCCGATCTCATAGAGCCTAAGGGTTACGTCTTCGTGGGCGGATCGAGACAGCGTCTCTCGATGTCGAATATGCCTTCTTTCCAAGAAATAATGGATTTCGCTAATGAACTGGGCCCCCTGGTGGGGATGGAAGTCATCCGCACCAGAGAGGACAGCCGTGTCGTTTTGTTGGGTCACCAGGACTCAGAGCTTGACGTCAGCAAATCTTATCAGTTGAACAGGTGA
- a CDS encoding replication factor C large subunit gives MDWTEKYRPKTLDDVIGNPGAVSSLRLWAESWEKGIPEKRAVVLIGTPGIGKTTSAEALAMDMGWSVVEMNASDQRTGDAIENIAIRGSKFNTFSDSGEYLDTGKGQRKLIILDEADNFFGNVDRGAIPVITKLIKETLQPVILIVNDYYELSRKCSAAKTDTLQITFQKPKAVSMAKALYKIAEAEGIEVDPDAMTMIAEKANGDMRAAVRNLEALSLGQTHVTAAMAEDLSTRDKRNDMYALMSAIFRSNDAMKSRNLLRDVDTDPPELELWVDENLPYEYLDKGDLVRGYEKLSRADIYLGRVQRRQYFGFWSYASDTMTAGVNSARMSNRFSHDRLHFPSYLMKMSRSKGVRALRKSIDLKLAIYLHTSTRRADLDILPYLKQMIANDSDLRIIVTKELMLEPEELGFLLGKKPDSKEVKAVFAAIEADSVPEVKEAPIKKAKPKKAEPVPEPAPVEEKSA, from the coding sequence ATGGACTGGACAGAGAAGTACCGTCCTAAGACACTCGATGACGTCATAGGCAATCCAGGAGCCGTGAGCTCGTTGAGGCTCTGGGCCGAGTCCTGGGAAAAAGGCATACCAGAGAAAAGGGCGGTCGTGCTGATAGGCACTCCGGGAATAGGGAAGACCACTTCCGCGGAAGCATTGGCCATGGATATGGGCTGGTCAGTTGTGGAGATGAACGCTTCGGACCAGCGTACGGGGGATGCCATCGAGAACATCGCCATTCGCGGATCCAAGTTCAATACCTTCTCTGATTCGGGTGAATACCTCGATACGGGCAAAGGGCAGCGCAAGCTGATCATCCTGGACGAGGCCGATAACTTCTTCGGCAATGTGGACAGGGGCGCGATCCCCGTCATCACCAAGTTGATCAAGGAGACGCTCCAACCGGTCATACTCATAGTGAACGATTACTACGAGCTGTCACGCAAATGCAGCGCAGCCAAGACCGATACGCTCCAGATAACTTTCCAAAAGCCCAAGGCCGTTTCCATGGCCAAGGCACTATACAAGATCGCCGAGGCAGAGGGTATCGAAGTAGATCCCGATGCAATGACGATGATCGCTGAGAAGGCCAACGGGGATATGCGTGCAGCCGTCCGTAATCTGGAGGCGCTATCGCTCGGCCAGACACACGTGACTGCTGCGATGGCCGAGGACCTCTCCACCCGTGACAAGCGCAACGACATGTACGCCCTCATGTCCGCTATATTCAGATCGAACGACGCGATGAAGTCCCGCAATCTCTTAAGGGATGTGGATACCGATCCGCCAGAGTTGGAGCTTTGGGTAGATGAGAACCTTCCTTACGAGTATCTGGACAAGGGAGATCTCGTCCGCGGATACGAGAAGCTCTCACGTGCCGACATCTATCTCGGCAGGGTTCAGAGGAGGCAGTACTTCGGCTTCTGGTCCTACGCCAGCGATACTATGACTGCTGGGGTCAACTCGGCCCGTATGAGCAACAGGTTCTCACACGACCGTCTTCATTTCCCATCATATCTGATGAAGATGTCCAGGAGCAAAGGCGTCCGCGCTCTCAGGAAGAGCATTGACCTCAAGCTTGCTATCTATCTACACACTTCTACAAGGCGTGCTGATCTGGACATCCTGCCCTATCTGAAGCAGATGATCGCAAATGATTCTGATCTCAGGATCATAGTTACAAAGGAACTCATGCTGGAACCGGAGGAACTCGGATTCCTTCTGGGGAAGAAACCGGATTCCAAGGAAGTAAAGGCCGTATTCGCTGCTATCGAAGCAGATTCTGTCCCTGAGGTCAAAGAGGCCCCAATCAAGAAGGCGAAACCAAAGAAGGCCGAACCTGTACCCGAGCCTGCACCTGTCGAGGAGAAATCCGCCTAG
- a CDS encoding zinc ribbon domain-containing protein, producing MRHVCIGCGNEIPEGQEFCYVCGALVKDSLMINDDGNIINVPYCKNCNSPVPRGLETCPKCGEPADIASIDMGFTRPKKFGAMDYIALFLAIVPGFFNVFGLGQIVMKRWSKAFFYICATIMLYYLAPNLMTTSSSYMLLIVVEMFIFLLSIMDVYNAVLRGES from the coding sequence GTGAGGCATGTGTGCATCGGATGTGGAAACGAGATCCCTGAAGGTCAGGAGTTCTGTTACGTATGCGGTGCCTTGGTCAAGGATTCTCTTATGATTAACGATGATGGTAACATCATCAACGTTCCTTACTGCAAGAATTGCAACTCGCCTGTCCCCAGAGGACTGGAGACATGTCCAAAATGCGGAGAGCCTGCGGATATCGCCTCTATAGACATGGGCTTCACCAGACCCAAGAAGTTCGGAGCAATGGATTACATAGCTTTGTTCTTGGCCATTGTACCGGGATTCTTCAACGTGTTCGGATTGGGACAGATAGTGATGAAGAGATGGTCAAAGGCCTTCTTCTACATCTGCGCCACGATAATGCTATACTATCTGGCCCCTAATCTAATGACGACTTCGTCCTCCTACATGCTGCTGATAGTCGTAGAGATGTTCATCTTCCTGTTGTCCATAATGGATGTCTACAACGCCGTTCTGAGAGGTGAGTCGTGA